GTTTATCTCCACTTCTCTTGTATTTCCGGTAAAGTTTACCGGGAACTTTATGTGCGAGGCGGAGTTAAGCCATACCTTACTGCCATCAGACAGCACCAGTGAATACGCCCCACCATTGGGAATGTACAATTCGTTATACACCGGGCCGGGAGGTTTACCTTTCAGCTCGCCGGTTTCATAAATGATCTGGCCGCTATCATCTTTTCGCACCTGTGCATTTCCCTGCAAGCTCAATATGCCTGCGTTGGTTGAATCGAGTATGACCTCTTTCTTATCTGCCAGTATCAGGATCGCTTTATTTTTATTGCCAGGCTGCAGGTCGGGTTTAACGGGCGTTGTTTGTGCTACAGGTGTTATTGGTTTAGGTTCACGTGGTTGCAATAACCAGTAACTGGCCACAATCAACACACAGGCTGCGGCAGCAACACCGGCCCATTTCCAAACCGGGAATAAAGGCGCCACCGGCTTTTCTTCTTTTGTTTGTATGGCAGCCTGCACCGATGCATATAATTCCTGGCTTTCTGCAGCGCTGAATAAAGGAGCCGGGTCGCTTTGACTATCTATAACTTCTTTGAAAAACTGACGGGCTGTACGCGCATGCGCCGGCTGGGACAGCAGACTTAATAATTCTGCATGTTCCTCTTCACTGATCGTTTTATTACGGAAGCGTTCAATTAGCGTATCGAGCCTTGAGATAGCCATATATTATTAAAGACACTGAAAGGTGAAAAAGGGAGATATGGAAAATGAAAATTTTAAAAGAAAGTTGAAAAAAGAAATACGATCCCCGTGAACGGACCGGCCTTAATCAGCTTCACAATCGTTTGCGTAGCCCATTGCTGGTATTTTTTTACTGAATTGACTGAAAGATCCAGCCTATACGCTACATCAGCATTTTTAAGCCCCTGCTGCCGCAACAGGTATACTTTTTTTTGTTGCAGCGGTAACTGGTCTACCGCGCTGTCAAGTATGGCATACAGGTTATCTTCTGCAACAGGTTCTTTTTCAGTTGACAGCTCATAATGCTCAGCGATGGCCGCTTCTTTTTCTTTTATCTGAACCTGTTTTCTGATAGCGTTGAGCGTATGGTTGCGGGTAATAATAAACAGGTAGGCCGGGAAATTTTTAATGGAGGGTAGCTGCAGTCTGTTCTCCCACAGCTTTACAAAAACATCCTGAATGATCTCTTCGGTAAGTTCTTTTGAGCGGGTAACTGAAAAAACAAAATGACCCATTTGTTGATGATACTCAACAAACAAGCTATTAAATGCGCGTTCATCATGTTGCGCAATTGCCGCTAAAATACCAGTATCTTTTAAGGGATGTAACACCGGATACAATTAGTTGGTCGAATTCGAATGTATGATTATTTGGCAAATTTGAGAATTTTTGCCGGCGATGCGGGCAATACACATCGCCGTGCGTTGGTGATAATAATTTAATAATAAACAACTAGTTCATGGCAAAGATCTGCGTGAAATATAAATTGCCTCTTTTATCGGCCGCAATGCCAATACCTGTTATTCTATAATGCCCTTCAATATTCTCTCTATGCACCGCGCTTCTTAACCAGTTATCTACAACTTCTTTGGCAGATGTGCTGCCCATGGAAACATTCTCGCCTACTTCTGAAATACCGCCGAGAGCAGAAGAAATCCGGCTTGAACGGCCGTCGAAACCATTATGTCCAAAGGAAGTACGGTGCGACGCCATATTCTGACTGTGCTTTAATGCTTCCGCACTCATCACACTATTCATTACGAGGGGTGATAATCCTTTTTTGCGGCGGTAACCGTTAACATATTTAAGTACATCATTGGCCATCTCCGCATAATCTGCTGGCATTGCTGATACCACAGGAACTGGTTTTTCTGGCGCAGGGGCGGCAGGACCGGCTTTCACAACAATGCCGGACATAAAAACAAGGAACAGGAAAATTACATTCTTCTTCATACTACTGGGGTTGATAATCGGGACGTGATGCGAATTTCGTACCACAAAAAGATAAAAAAAATTAAATATTTCAAATCCGGGTTATCAATGATTTCCAGCATTCCTTTAACAATATTTTAAAGACCGCCCCATTCACTAACTAGCTCGTTTGAGTGAAAAACCAGCGATCGTATAAAAACAACAAAGCCCTGGCGGTACCTCCAGAGCTTGTTGTCCTAAACAAACATTATATATATTCTTAAATCCCAGATTCATCTTACGCTGCAGCAGTTGCCGGACTGCGTTCTGCGTTTTCACTTATTGCCGGTCTTTCGTTTACTATCCATTTCGTTCTTATGATGGTGAACAAAACTCCAACTACCAATACGCCATAACCAATACCCAGTACTGTTTGGTTGGTTATACTTAAGAAATTTACCAGTAATGAACTTAAGATAGAAGTCACTACAGAAAATCCGCCGCCTACCAAACCAGCTGCTTTACCTGCATATTGCGGAAAGCGGATCAAACAGTACGACATCAGGTTGTTGAAAATAAATCCGCCTGTACTATGCACCAGGAATACGTACAGCAGCAGCGTAGGTAAATTTTGATAGAAAGTGGTCAGGGTGATCAGCACCGCTACCGTCGCCAGTTGAATAATAGAGGCAACAATCAGCTTTTTCACAAATGGTTTTGCGATCAGCATTCTCGACACCGTACCACCCACCATTACTGACACACCTGAAAACAGGGCACAATAACCGGTTACATGCGGATTAAGATGTAAACGTGATTCAATCAGGAACGGACTGGCCATTCCATACAACAGGATCATCGCATAGGCAAGGCCCAGAATGATCATACCGGCTGTAAAGTCAGGCGTTTTTACCATTTTGCCATAAGTACCGAGAATGGTACGAACACTGAATGGCGATGCCTGTTTTTGTGATTCGCCGCCTATCAGCACCTCAATTAAAAAGAATGCTAAACTAAACAGCCCCAAGAAAATAAAGTTGGAGGACCAGCCCCAGGTTGTTTGAAAAAAGCCACCAAGGAAGGGCGCTACTATTGGCCCGATAGCCCAGATAACAGAAAACAAACTGGTGTATTTCTTTAGTTCCTCTCCTTTATATACATCCACAAAAAACGATCGTTTGGCCACGACTATTACGGCTACCGTAAAGCCCTGCACGATACGCATGGCGTAGATCACATTAATATCCTGGGCAAAGGCTATAGCGAAGCTGGCAGCGCTGAATGCCAGCATAGAGATCATGGTTGGCCAGTAGCGTCCGTAGCTGTCGAGCAGGCCGCCTACTATCAGCTGGGAAATCCCATAACTGATGATAAATAAAGAAAGGGTTAATTGAATGGCTGCAGGTGTGGTGTGTAACTGCGTGGCCATATCGGGCAATGATGGAATATAAACATCCATAGCAAAGCCGGAAAGCGGAATAAGGCCTAGTGCCATGTAC
The Niastella koreensis GR20-10 genome window above contains:
- a CDS encoding MFS transporter, whose product is MALGLIPLSGFAMDVYIPSLPDMATQLHTTPAAIQLTLSLFIISYGISQLIVGGLLDSYGRYWPTMISMLAFSAASFAIAFAQDINVIYAMRIVQGFTVAVIVVAKRSFFVDVYKGEELKKYTSLFSVIWAIGPIVAPFLGGFFQTTWGWSSNFIFLGLFSLAFFLIEVLIGGESQKQASPFSVRTILGTYGKMVKTPDFTAGMIILGLAYAMILLYGMASPFLIESRLHLNPHVTGYCALFSGVSVMVGGTVSRMLIAKPFVKKLIVASIIQLATVAVLITLTTFYQNLPTLLLYVFLVHSTGGFIFNNLMSYCLIRFPQYAGKAAGLVGGGFSVVTSILSSLLVNFLSITNQTVLGIGYGVLVVGVLFTIIRTKWIVNERPAISENAERSPATAAA
- a CDS encoding FecR family protein; the encoded protein is MAISRLDTLIERFRNKTISEEEHAELLSLLSQPAHARTARQFFKEVIDSQSDPAPLFSAAESQELYASVQAAIQTKEEKPVAPLFPVWKWAGVAAAACVLIVASYWLLQPREPKPITPVAQTTPVKPDLQPGNKNKAILILADKKEVILDSTNAGILSLQGNAQVRKDDSGQIIYETGELKGKPPGPVYNELYIPNGGAYSLVLSDGSKVWLNSASHIKFPVNFTGNTREVEINGEAYFEVAKDRSRPFKVHFNSSTVEVLGTHFNINSYDDESIHRVTLLEGSVRVGYEEMAKGEEQPIILKPGQQAILSQSSQKSQSIPVQTVDVEQAIAWKNGYFMFVDEDIKSIMRKLARWYNFTPEYRGNVDDEQFGGMISRFRNISDVLNMFESTGTIHFKIIPGDQSGRGRKIIITK
- a CDS encoding sigma-70 family RNA polymerase sigma factor, whose protein sequence is MLHPLKDTGILAAIAQHDERAFNSLFVEYHQQMGHFVFSVTRSKELTEEIIQDVFVKLWENRLQLPSIKNFPAYLFIITRNHTLNAIRKQVQIKEKEAAIAEHYELSTEKEPVAEDNLYAILDSAVDQLPLQQKKVYLLRQQGLKNADVAYRLDLSVNSVKKYQQWATQTIVKLIKAGPFTGIVFLFSTFF
- a CDS encoding CAP domain-containing protein codes for the protein MKKNVIFLFLVFMSGIVVKAGPAAPAPEKPVPVVSAMPADYAEMANDVLKYVNGYRRKKGLSPLVMNSVMSAEALKHSQNMASHRTSFGHNGFDGRSSRISSALGGISEVGENVSMGSTSAKEVVDNWLRSAVHRENIEGHYRITGIGIAADKRGNLYFTQIFAMN